From the Osmerus eperlanus chromosome 19, fOsmEpe2.1, whole genome shotgun sequence genome, one window contains:
- the vps36 gene encoding vacuolar protein-sorting-associated protein 36 isoform X1, whose translation MDRFTWSNGLLEMNETLVIQQRGVKLYDGDDKVKMDVGVAILTTHQLIWRDSKNHECCISIPLSQIIFFEEQAAGIGKSAKIVIHLHAASPKKEPGPYQKSKFSFIKLSFKEHGQIEFYRRLTEEMTRKRWESTPVSQPIPTATGSQAGRTRAVGIVGIERKIEEKRKETDKNISEAFEDLSKLMVKAKEMVELSRSIANKIKEKQGDITEDETIRFKSYLLSMGIADPVTRETHGSGTHYHMQLAKQLGDILQTPLEERGGMMAMTEVYCLVNRARGMELLSPEDLVNSCKMFESLKLPLRLRVFDSGVMVVQLQSHSEEEMIASALDSVSDKGSLTAEEFAKLLGLSVLLSKERLLLAEKMGHLCRDDSVEGLRFYPNLF comes from the exons GTCAAGATGGATGTCGGAGTGGCTATTCTCACCACTCATCAATTAATCTGGAGAGACTCCAAAAATCAT GAGTGTTGCATATCCATACCCCTGTCCCAGATCATCTTCTTTGAGGAACAAGCTGCCGGAATAGGAAAAAG TGCAAAGATAGTCATCCACCTGCACGCAGCCTCACCCAAGAAGGAGCCAGGGCCCTACCAGAAGAGCAAGTTCTCCTTCATCAAGCTTTCCTTCAAAGAACATGGACAGATCGAG TTCTACAGGAGACTGACTGAGGAGATGACCCGGAAGAGATGGGAGAGCACACCTGTGTCACAGCCCATCCCCACAGCAACAGGAtctcag GCAGGAAGGACCCGCGCGGTGGGAATTGTCGGCATCGAGAGGAAgatagaagagaagaggaaagagacagacaaaaacatctctgag GCCTTTGAGGACCTCAGTAAGCTCATGGTGAAG GCAAAAGAGATGGTGGAGCTGTCTCGATCCATTGCCAACAAAATCAAAGAGAAACAAGGAGACATtacagaggatgag ACGATCCGCTTCAAGTCGTACCTGCTGAGCATGGGCATTGCCGACCCCGTTACCAGGGAAACCCATGGCTCGGGCACACACTACCACATGCAGTTGGCCAAACAGCTGGGAGACATACTGCAGACCcccctggag GAGCGAGGAGGCATGATGGCTATGACGGAGGTGTACTGTCTCGTGAACAGAGCGCGTGGCATggag CTGTTATCCCCAGAAGATTTGGTGAACTCATGTAAGATGTTTGAGTCACTCAAGCTTCCACTGAG GCTGCGTGTGTTCGACAGCGGGGTGATGGTGGTACAGCTCCAGTCCCACAGTGAAGAGGAGATGATCGCATCAGCGCTCGACAGT GTGTCTGATAAGGGCTCGCTGACGGCGGAGGAGTTTGCCAAGCTTCTGGGCCTCTCGGTTCTGCTTTCCAAAGAGAG GTTGTTGCTGGCGGAGAAAATGGGCCACCTGTGCCGAGACGACTCCGTAGAGGGCCTGAGGTTTTACCCAAACCTGTTCTGA
- the vps36 gene encoding vacuolar protein-sorting-associated protein 36 isoform X2: MDRFTWSNGLLEMNETLVIQQRGVKLYDGDDKVKMDVGVAILTTHQLIWRDSKNHECCISIPLSQIIFFEEQAAGIGKSAKIVIHLHAASPKKEPGPYQKSKFSFIKLSFKEHGQIEFYRRLTEEMTRKRWESTPVSQPIPTATGSQAGRTRAVGIVGIERKIEEKRKETDKNISEAFEDLSKLMVKAKEMVELSRSIANKIKEKQGDITEDETIRFKSYLLSMGIADPVTRETHGSGTHYHMQLAKQLGDILQTPLEERGGMMAMTEVYCLVNRARGMEVRTHTRAQASSDAHEADLSIEQVLVNCIQYPHLKGRERS, from the exons GTCAAGATGGATGTCGGAGTGGCTATTCTCACCACTCATCAATTAATCTGGAGAGACTCCAAAAATCAT GAGTGTTGCATATCCATACCCCTGTCCCAGATCATCTTCTTTGAGGAACAAGCTGCCGGAATAGGAAAAAG TGCAAAGATAGTCATCCACCTGCACGCAGCCTCACCCAAGAAGGAGCCAGGGCCCTACCAGAAGAGCAAGTTCTCCTTCATCAAGCTTTCCTTCAAAGAACATGGACAGATCGAG TTCTACAGGAGACTGACTGAGGAGATGACCCGGAAGAGATGGGAGAGCACACCTGTGTCACAGCCCATCCCCACAGCAACAGGAtctcag GCAGGAAGGACCCGCGCGGTGGGAATTGTCGGCATCGAGAGGAAgatagaagagaagaggaaagagacagacaaaaacatctctgag GCCTTTGAGGACCTCAGTAAGCTCATGGTGAAG GCAAAAGAGATGGTGGAGCTGTCTCGATCCATTGCCAACAAAATCAAAGAGAAACAAGGAGACATtacagaggatgag ACGATCCGCTTCAAGTCGTACCTGCTGAGCATGGGCATTGCCGACCCCGTTACCAGGGAAACCCATGGCTCGGGCACACACTACCACATGCAGTTGGCCAAACAGCTGGGAGACATACTGCAGACCcccctggag GAGCGAGGAGGCATGATGGCTATGACGGAGGTGTACTGTCTCGTGAACAGAGCGCGTGGCATggaggtgaggacacacacacgcgcgcaggcTAGCAGTGATGCACATGAAGCAGACTTGTCAATTGAGCAAGTGCTGGTTAATTGtatccagt ACCCTCATCTGAAGGGGAGAGAGCGAAGTTAA